One bacterium genomic window carries:
- a CDS encoding FG-GAP repeat protein: MKRIGYILVSAVMILVVYALSLAQLESKNAASKYLLRVMDGPEVRAYFGSAVEGAFAWTGAGPLYAISYTGENAGPIARGAVHFYDGLLATSPVLTIKGSDDGELFGSSMSTGDFNGDGTPDLAIAAEGGQGTGAKPAGKVYLYMGGSGFGGSPQVVTAGESKDSFGRSISMSHDINGDNFADLVVGAPHSAKAGATSGRVYVYFGNSGGVAKTPDLEFKQGTLNDLFGSSVATGDLTGDGQADLAIGAPHFGTEATYSGAVYVFQGGKELSATKHQKLYKGELTSFQDQFGWSVAIVPDVNGDSVAELVVGAPQWTSGGRQLGKVYLYHGATALPDAPAATFTGSTEAGRFGERVFTLGDLNKDGKGDWAAQASNANQSRGVVHFFYGGWENDFYQFSGENIADAAGNSVASLGDLDGNGAMDLAVGARWWDQETAENMGRVYLLSVQ; encoded by the coding sequence ATGAAGAGAATTGGATACATTTTAGTCTCCGCGGTAATGATACTGGTGGTCTACGCCTTGTCTTTGGCTCAGCTCGAGTCCAAGAACGCGGCTTCAAAGTATCTCCTGCGTGTTATGGACGGACCGGAAGTAAGAGCCTATTTCGGTTCCGCCGTCGAAGGCGCATTTGCCTGGACAGGAGCCGGTCCTCTCTATGCAATTTCATACACGGGCGAAAATGCCGGTCCGATCGCTCGCGGCGCCGTTCACTTCTACGATGGTTTGCTTGCGACCTCACCTGTCTTAACCATCAAAGGTTCGGACGACGGTGAGTTGTTCGGCAGTTCAATGTCCACCGGTGACTTCAACGGCGACGGCACTCCCGATCTAGCGATTGCCGCTGAAGGCGGTCAGGGCACGGGAGCAAAGCCCGCTGGAAAAGTCTATCTCTACATGGGTGGCTCGGGCTTCGGAGGCTCGCCGCAGGTCGTCACGGCTGGTGAAAGCAAGGACTCTTTCGGCCGCTCCATCAGCATGTCACACGACATCAACGGCGACAATTTCGCCGACCTGGTTGTGGGTGCTCCGCACTCAGCGAAGGCCGGTGCCACTTCAGGCCGCGTGTACGTCTATTTCGGAAACTCAGGCGGAGTGGCCAAAACCCCCGACCTTGAGTTCAAACAAGGCACTCTGAATGACTTGTTCGGTTCCTCTGTCGCCACCGGAGACTTGACCGGAGATGGACAGGCCGATCTTGCCATTGGAGCGCCGCACTTTGGCACAGAAGCCACGTATTCAGGCGCTGTGTACGTTTTTCAGGGCGGCAAGGAATTGAGTGCCACAAAGCACCAGAAGCTTTACAAGGGCGAGTTAACCAGCTTTCAAGACCAATTTGGTTGGTCAGTTGCGATTGTCCCCGATGTGAACGGTGACAGTGTTGCAGAACTGGTCGTTGGGGCGCCGCAATGGACGAGCGGCGGCCGTCAATTGGGTAAGGTTTACCTCTATCACGGGGCCACCGCGTTGCCCGATGCGCCGGCAGCGACCTTCACAGGCTCAACTGAAGCCGGTCGCTTTGGCGAACGGGTATTTACGCTGGGAGATTTGAACAAAGACGGCAAAGGCGATTGGGCTGCACAGGCCTCAAATGCCAACCAAAGCCGCGGTGTAGTGCATTTCTTCTATGGCGGCTGGGAGAACGACTTCTATCAGTTCTCCGGCGAGAACATCGCCGATGCGGCCGGAAACAGCGTTGCGTCGCTAGGCGATTTGGACGGCAACGGGGCAATGGACTTGGCCGTAGGTGCCCGTTGGTGGGACCAGGAGACTGCCGAGAACATGGGTCGGGTTTATTTGCTAAGTGTTCAATAG
- a CDS encoding nucleotide sugar dehydrogenase encodes MILNELKKKAQDGTLRVGVVGLGYVGLPLAVQFAAKGYHVTGIDITQDKVDRINRGENYILDVNDEELASLVKAGKLDATSDYSVIRNLDTISICVPTPLRKTGDPDISYILAARDEILKYAHPGLLLVLESTTYPGTTDELLVPAFEERGLKVGQDVFVAFSPERVDPGNEKFGTFNTPKVMGGATPACMDAAQTIYGKVIETIVPVSSTQAAELVKLLENTFRSINIGLVNELAIMCEILGVDVWEVIRAASTKPFGFMPFYPGPGLGGHCIPIDPIYLSWKLKTLKYRARFIELADDINTKMPDYVTQRVADALNERGKAVKGCKALVMGVAYKRDIDDSRESPSLDIIELLMKRGATVDYHDPFIAEVDTAHHRMKSVPFDAASVKKYDVAVICTDHKAVDYKLLVENCPLVFDARNATAALGNRDNVVRL; translated from the coding sequence ATGATTCTGAACGAGTTAAAAAAGAAGGCTCAGGACGGCACACTCCGTGTCGGTGTTGTCGGCTTGGGTTATGTCGGTCTCCCGTTGGCTGTCCAGTTTGCCGCCAAGGGCTATCACGTGACCGGTATAGACATTACACAAGACAAAGTTGACCGTATCAATCGCGGAGAAAACTATATTCTTGATGTTAACGACGAAGAACTGGCTTCGCTGGTTAAGGCAGGAAAACTTGATGCGACGAGTGATTACTCTGTCATTCGAAATCTGGACACGATTTCAATCTGTGTTCCGACACCATTGCGCAAAACAGGCGACCCCGATATCTCCTACATTCTCGCCGCACGTGATGAAATTCTGAAGTACGCACACCCCGGTCTTTTGCTCGTGCTCGAAAGCACGACCTATCCCGGCACAACGGACGAATTGCTTGTGCCTGCGTTTGAAGAGCGAGGACTGAAAGTTGGTCAGGATGTCTTTGTTGCGTTTTCGCCGGAACGTGTGGACCCGGGTAACGAAAAATTCGGCACATTCAACACGCCGAAAGTCATGGGCGGCGCCACTCCCGCATGTATGGATGCCGCGCAGACCATCTACGGCAAAGTCATTGAGACAATCGTTCCCGTATCCAGCACGCAAGCAGCCGAGCTCGTCAAGCTGCTCGAAAACACTTTCCGTTCAATCAACATCGGGTTGGTCAATGAGCTCGCCATTATGTGCGAAATTCTCGGCGTGGACGTCTGGGAAGTGATTCGCGCCGCATCCACCAAGCCATTCGGCTTCATGCCTTTCTACCCCGGACCAGGGCTGGGCGGTCATTGCATTCCCATTGACCCCATTTACCTGTCGTGGAAACTTAAAACGCTGAAGTACCGCGCACGGTTTATTGAGCTCGCCGATGACATCAACACCAAAATGCCGGACTACGTCACTCAGCGCGTTGCCGATGCATTAAACGAGCGCGGAAAGGCGGTCAAAGGCTGCAAAGCTCTCGTGATGGGCGTGGCTTACAAACGGGACATTGACGATTCGCGGGAATCCCCGTCACTTGATATCATCGAATTGCTGATGAAGCGCGGTGCGACCGTGGATTATCACGACCCCTTCATTGCTGAAGTTGACACCGCTCATCATCGCATGAAGTCTGTGCCCTTTGACGCGGCTTCAGTCAAGAAGTATGACGTCGCGGTAATTTGCACGGACCACAAAGCGGTTGACTACAAGTTGCTGGTGGAGAATTGCCCGCTTGTGTTTGACGCGCGCAATGCCACAGCGGCACTCGGCAACCGGGACAACGTCGTAAGGCTTTAA